In Janthinobacterium rivuli, a single genomic region encodes these proteins:
- a CDS encoding recombinase family protein yields MTTYGYARTSTVEQVAGLADQVVQLLAAGCTNQTIYQEKISSVKMTDRVEFAKVLAKLKKNDVLVFTSLSRIARSMIHMIEIEAAVTAAGASIQILDMGIDTSTPQGRLTFNLFGSIAQFERENMLERQKVGIAAAKEAGKYLGRAPTAQAKSTKVLALHSKGLTKQEIADACSIGIASVYRILKAAA; encoded by the coding sequence ATGACTACGTACGGATACGCAAGAACATCGACTGTTGAACAGGTAGCCGGATTGGCCGATCAGGTTGTACAACTGCTGGCCGCAGGTTGTACCAATCAAACGATCTACCAAGAGAAGATCAGCAGCGTAAAGATGACTGACCGTGTTGAGTTCGCCAAGGTACTTGCAAAGCTCAAGAAGAACGATGTACTAGTATTCACTAGTCTTTCACGTATAGCACGCTCGATGATTCACATGATTGAGATCGAAGCTGCTGTGACGGCAGCTGGCGCCTCCATCCAAATCCTGGATATGGGTATAGACACAAGTACACCACAAGGACGACTCACCTTCAACCTGTTCGGCAGCATCGCTCAGTTTGAGCGTGAGAACATGCTAGAGCGCCAGAAGGTAGGAATAGCTGCAGCTAAGGAAGCCGGCAAGTACTTAGGTCGCGCACCGACAGCACAAGCTAAGTCCACAAAAGTATTGGCGCTGCACAGTAAGGGATTGACGAAGCAAGAAATTGCAGATGCTTGTTCAATCGGTATCGCAAGTGTCTATCGTATCCTCAAGGCTGCAGCCTAG
- the xth gene encoding exodeoxyribonuclease III yields the protein MKIATWNVNSLKVRLPQVLQWLTDNPVDILCLQETKLTDDKFPIAEIEAAGYQVVFSGQKTYNGVAILSKLPITDVVKNNPRYEDAQQRILAATIGGVRVVCAYVPNGQSVDSDKYEYKLGWLAALHDWLAEEAQQHPQLAVVGDYNIAPDDRDVHDPVAWAGQVLVSDKERAALQRLFDIGLTDAFRLFEQADKSFSWWDYRQLGFRLNKGLRIDHILLSPALAGRCTACVIDRVPRKWEQPSDHAPVVATID from the coding sequence ATGAAGATAGCCACCTGGAACGTCAACTCGCTCAAAGTGCGCCTGCCGCAAGTGCTGCAGTGGCTGACAGACAACCCGGTCGACATACTCTGCCTGCAAGAGACCAAGCTGACGGATGACAAGTTCCCCATCGCCGAGATCGAGGCGGCCGGCTACCAGGTGGTCTTCAGCGGCCAGAAAACGTACAACGGTGTGGCCATCCTGTCGAAGCTGCCGATCACCGACGTGGTCAAGAACAACCCGCGCTATGAAGATGCGCAGCAGCGCATCCTGGCCGCCACCATCGGTGGCGTGCGCGTCGTCTGCGCCTATGTGCCGAACGGCCAGAGCGTCGATTCGGACAAATACGAATACAAGCTGGGCTGGCTGGCCGCCCTGCACGACTGGCTGGCCGAAGAAGCGCAGCAGCACCCGCAACTGGCCGTCGTCGGCGACTACAATATCGCGCCCGACGACCGCGACGTGCACGATCCCGTCGCCTGGGCCGGCCAGGTGCTGGTCTCGGACAAGGAACGCGCCGCCTTGCAGCGCCTGTTCGACATCGGCCTGACGGACGCCTTCCGCCTGTTCGAGCAGGCCGACAAATCGTTCAGCTGGTGGGATTACCGCCAGCTGGGCTTCCGCCTGAACAAGGGCCTGCGCATCGACCATATCCTGCTCTCGCCCGCCCTCGCCGGCCGCTGCACGGCCTGCGTCATCGACCGCGTGCCCCGCAAGTGGGAACAGCCGTCCGACCATGCGCCTGTCGTGGCGACGATTGATTAA
- a CDS encoding helix-turn-helix domain-containing protein produces the protein MVLRRAREERKLSQEALAEYAGLHRTYIGQVERGERNISVDNMERLSEAVGMELWEMLRK, from the coding sequence ATGGTGCTTCGCCGTGCACGAGAAGAAAGGAAGCTTTCACAGGAAGCGCTAGCAGAGTATGCAGGGCTACATCGCACTTACATCGGCCAAGTTGAACGTGGCGAGCGAAACATTTCGGTTGACAACATGGAGCGCCTATCAGAGGCAGTTGGCATGGAACTCTGGGAAATGTTGCGCAAGTAG
- a CDS encoding abortive infection family protein: MYGRQEQLENLQNVLIARATGGADLQDEAEYARLRTSLLADAKIATMLPSWVRTTRTLDQFWPFIKHKFPSYAERRQYIWAEFRPVFDLLEGVGASPSDAGVTQAIAKFDGAHIQAAWHKALERRTTDPEGAITSARTLLESVCKHILDASGTPYDDSPDMNKLYRQTAERLNIAPTQHTEQVFKQILGGCTSVVEGLGALRNRLSDSHGKGKAAVKPAPRHAELAVNLAGALAMYLLATWEAKSH; this comes from the coding sequence ATGTACGGTCGGCAGGAGCAGCTTGAAAATTTACAAAACGTACTGATTGCGCGAGCTACTGGCGGCGCAGACTTGCAAGACGAAGCAGAGTACGCCCGGCTTCGTACCTCGCTTCTGGCGGATGCAAAGATTGCCACCATGTTACCGTCGTGGGTTAGGACGACAAGGACGCTTGACCAGTTCTGGCCGTTCATCAAACACAAGTTCCCTAGCTATGCAGAGCGGCGACAGTACATCTGGGCTGAGTTCCGGCCTGTGTTCGATCTTTTGGAAGGTGTTGGGGCTTCGCCATCGGATGCTGGTGTCACACAGGCCATTGCGAAATTCGACGGGGCGCACATCCAAGCGGCATGGCACAAGGCGTTGGAGCGCCGCACGACCGATCCAGAAGGAGCGATAACGAGTGCTAGGACTCTTCTAGAGTCGGTATGCAAGCATATTTTAGATGCATCCGGCACGCCGTACGACGATTCACCGGACATGAACAAGCTCTACCGCCAGACAGCGGAACGGCTCAACATTGCACCAACTCAGCACACGGAACAGGTGTTCAAGCAAATCTTGGGCGGATGTACGTCGGTGGTGGAAGGGTTGGGCGCTCTACGGAATCGGCTTAGCGATTCGCATGGCAAGGGTAAGGCTGCGGTGAAGCCTGCGCCACGACATGCAGAGCTTGCGGTCAATCTGGCCGGGGCCTTGGCAATGTACTTGCTCGCCACTTGGGAAGCTAAAAGTCACTAG
- a CDS encoding helix-turn-helix domain-containing protein has product MSTQNTLHHSQHPTLPMYHTIAETMETLRISRSTVNRWADTGKLEKKVLGPGSARITTASIYSLGSMSQIGS; this is encoded by the coding sequence ATGTCCACACAGAACACCCTGCACCACTCGCAACACCCTACACTGCCGATGTACCACACCATTGCAGAGACAATGGAAACTCTCAGGATTTCCCGCTCCACCGTAAATCGCTGGGCGGATACCGGAAAGCTGGAAAAGAAGGTTCTCGGCCCCGGCTCTGCACGCATCACCACTGCCAGCATATACTCTCTCGGCAGCATGTCGCAAATAGGTAGCTAG
- a CDS encoding FRG domain-containing protein: protein MDDIKLIKVTSLGEYVTEVSKLNAAEEDSAWFRGHSSATHLLVPSVLRDIVPYMNQYFEKLRGTEYLMASGYSLTGINPERMLADFKRKALPFLDYAPKNDFEWLFLMQHHGVPTRLLDWTTNALVALYFAVTSVPSLKAPDLEDLPKETGSLNELDENSVAVIAMNPNKVNQTIHGDEIDEVVDVASDFDYWRPYSAPMSLRPTDYDTNFPICISAPQISPRIRAQSGLFTIHGRDVRGLDHFTVIRPLLTKILIPYEHARVIRKELRQFGITESFIYPSLESVSRDVLADEILRHSWDEKRYHRELDSEESIKAASKTVVKRKVRKAAKK from the coding sequence TTGGATGATATTAAACTGATTAAAGTTACTTCCCTTGGTGAGTACGTTACGGAAGTGTCGAAGCTAAATGCTGCGGAAGAGGACAGTGCATGGTTCAGAGGGCATTCGTCGGCAACCCATCTTCTTGTGCCAAGTGTATTGAGAGACATCGTGCCGTATATGAATCAGTATTTCGAAAAGTTGAGAGGCACTGAATATTTGATGGCGAGTGGTTACAGCCTCACCGGCATTAATCCAGAGCGTATGTTGGCAGATTTTAAGCGCAAAGCATTGCCTTTCTTGGATTACGCTCCTAAAAATGACTTTGAATGGCTTTTCTTGATGCAGCATCACGGCGTCCCTACTCGGCTTTTAGATTGGACCACCAATGCGCTTGTGGCACTTTATTTTGCCGTGACCTCTGTGCCGTCCCTTAAGGCACCCGATTTGGAAGATTTGCCAAAAGAAACGGGAAGCTTGAATGAGTTGGATGAAAATTCCGTGGCAGTCATAGCTATGAATCCGAATAAGGTGAATCAAACCATACACGGAGATGAAATAGACGAGGTAGTTGATGTCGCGAGCGACTTCGATTACTGGCGCCCCTACAGCGCTCCGATGAGCTTGCGTCCTACCGACTACGATACAAATTTCCCGATATGTATTTCTGCGCCTCAAATTTCTCCACGAATACGAGCGCAATCGGGCCTGTTCACAATTCATGGGAGAGATGTCCGTGGCCTCGACCATTTCACCGTAATTAGGCCGCTCCTTACCAAAATACTGATCCCTTATGAGCATGCACGTGTAATACGCAAGGAATTGCGCCAGTTTGGCATTACTGAATCGTTTATTTATCCAAGTCTTGAAAGCGTATCGAGAGATGTCCTTGCTGATGAAATCCTTCGTCATAGCTGGGATGAGAAGAGATATCACCGTGAACTTGACTCAGAGGAAAGCATTAAAGCAGCCTCAAAAACTGTAGTGAAGCGGAAGGTGAGGAAAGCAGCTAAGAAATAG